Below is a window of Hydrogenispora ethanolica DNA.
TGATTATATCGCGGCGCGCCAAGATGAAGTGCTCAAATTCTACAAGGAGAAAGCACCGCAAAGTATCGTCTTTACGGGGTGCGGTTCCAGCTATAGCCTTTGTCAGTCGGCGGAATTTACTAGCAGGATAAGGTTGGGCAAGCCGGCAGCCGCCATTCCTTCAGGGGATTTGATGCTTCATGCCAAAAACTATTTAAAAATGCTTGAGGGGGCGCTCGTTATCGCTCCGACCCGCTCCGGAAGCACCAGCGAAGTAATACACGCGATTCATAACGTAAAATTCTTACAGCCATCCTTGCCGGTTATCGGAATTACTTGTGTAGAGAATTCCGACTTAGCCAAAATTGCCGATTTGACATTGGAAATTCCATGGGCTTTTGATGAAAGCGTCTGTCAGACAAGGACCGTTACCAATCTCTATTTGGTCAATTTACTCGTGCTGGCTTATTTATCCGGAGATCAAAAGTTAATCAAGGAACTTGATGCGGCGATCAGCGCCGGGGACGGTTTCATCGCAAAATACGAAGGAAAATTGAAAATTGTTGCGGGAAATGACTGGCAGGATGCATTGATACTGGCCGATGGGGAACTGCAAGGGCTTGCCAGCGAAGGCGCTCTGGCGTTCACCGAAATCGCCAGAGTTCCCGGGCGTTATCATCATCTATTGGATGTCCGGCATGGACCCATGGTATTAGTCAATAACCGCACTTTGGCGGTTGTGAGCTTAGACGGTGAAGTGACTCCTTATCACCTGGACTTGCTGCGTGATTTGGTCCAAAAAGGGGTAATGGTGATTACCTATAGCAATTCCGAGATTCCGCCAGTCCCCGGGGTGGCGTTGCAAGTTTCAGCCGATCTGGAGCTGGATGGCGCTGCATCCGGAATTCTGTTTATCTATATCGCGCAGGCGCTTGCTTATTATAAAGCAATTCAGAAAGGCGTTAATCCGGATCAGCCGGAGGGGTTGGACCCTTGGATTAAATTGTAATTGGATACGCATTCGTTTCGAAAAAGTCTATTGCCTATCGAATAGAGGTGAACCACTTGCCGGAATTTGATGTTTTAACATTGGCAGATCTCAATGTGGACTTGATCTTATCGGATGCCGCTCCCGAGTTTGGTCAGAAGGAGAAGATCATATCCGGGTATTTACTGGAGGTAGGCGGTTCCTGTCCGATCTTCGCCTGTCAGGCCGCAAAGTTGGAATTGAGGACGGCGGTGGCCGGAGCGATCGGGTCTAATCTGTTTGGCGATTTTATAATGGCCCGCCTGCGTGAATGCGGAGTGAATGTCAGTGAAGTCGAGGTGGTGGATGGACTGCGGACAGCCGCTAGTTTTGCGCTCTGCCGCGGCAATGACCGCGCCATCCTTACCGACATTAGCGGAATAACCGCCATGTCGCCCCAGCGCGTCACTGACCAGCTGTTAAGGAAGGCCGGCCATCTTCATGTGGGAAGTTATTTTCTATTAACCAATCTGCAACCCCATCTTCCGGAGATCGCCCGGCGGGCGAAACGTTTGGGCTTGACGGTCAGCCTGGACACGAATTGGGATCCCGCTGAGCAATGGCAGGGAGTCCGGGAGGTTTTAGAATTTACCGATCTGTTTTTGCCGAACGAAAATGAAATTTTGGCGATCACGGGGAGGCGGGATTTGGAGGCGGCGCTGGCGGAGGTGGCCCGGTTCGTTCCGTTGGTCGTGGTAAAAAGAGGTTCCCAGGGGGCCATCGCCTGCAACGGAAAGCGTACCTGGACCGTACCGGCTTATCAAGCGGATTATATCGATGGAGTGGGAGCCGGAGACAGTTTTGATGCCGGTTTTATAAAAGGTTACTTGAGCGGATTTTCTGTTGAAAGGTCCTTGCGCTTGGCTAGCTATTGTGGGGCGCAGAATACGACTGCCACGGGCGGCCTCAAAGGCCAACCGTATTGGAGAGACCTTCCTCAGGAATTTTTGGCGGAATGATAAATTCCGTCCGGGTTTATCGGGCTTTTTACTTTGAATCAAGGGAGGGGACAAAATGGCTAGGAAGATCGCATTTATCGGCGCCGGCAGTTTAGAGTTTACCCGGGAATTGGTCCGGGATATCCTGACTTTTCCGGCACTTGCCGGAAGCACGATAGCGTTAATGGATATCCATGCCGAACGGCTGGCTTTCGCGAAATCGGCCGTGGAAAAAATTGTCGCAGCCGGAAACTACCCGGCAAAAGTAATTGCAACCGATAATCGGGTTGAGGCCTTAAAAGGCGCTGATGCGGTACTTTGCACCATTCTGTCGGGCGGCGTGAACGTTTGGCGTCATGACATTGAAATTCCCCAAAAATACGGCATCGACATCTGTGTCGGCGACACCCGCGGACCGGCCGGCATTTTTAGGGCCTTGCGGACCATACCGGTGATGCTCGACATTTTAAAGGATGTGGAAGATCATTGCCCGGAAGCTGTTTTTTTAAATTATACCAATCCG
It encodes the following:
- a CDS encoding SIS domain-containing protein → MDHTYMEIKSQFAALRKTFDYIAARQDEVLKFYKEKAPQSIVFTGCGSSYSLCQSAEFTSRIRLGKPAAAIPSGDLMLHAKNYLKMLEGALVIAPTRSGSTSEVIHAIHNVKFLQPSLPVIGITCVENSDLAKIADLTLEIPWAFDESVCQTRTVTNLYLVNLLVLAYLSGDQKLIKELDAAISAGDGFIAKYEGKLKIVAGNDWQDALILADGELQGLASEGALAFTEIARVPGRYHHLLDVRHGPMVLVNNRTLAVVSLDGEVTPYHLDLLRDLVQKGVMVITYSNSEIPPVPGVALQVSADLELDGAASGILFIYIAQALAYYKAIQKGVNPDQPEGLDPWIKL
- a CDS encoding carbohydrate kinase family protein — its product is MPEFDVLTLADLNVDLILSDAAPEFGQKEKIISGYLLEVGGSCPIFACQAAKLELRTAVAGAIGSNLFGDFIMARLRECGVNVSEVEVVDGLRTAASFALCRGNDRAILTDISGITAMSPQRVTDQLLRKAGHLHVGSYFLLTNLQPHLPEIARRAKRLGLTVSLDTNWDPAEQWQGVREVLEFTDLFLPNENEILAITGRRDLEAALAEVARFVPLVVVKRGSQGAIACNGKRTWTVPAYQADYIDGVGAGDSFDAGFIKGYLSGFSVERSLRLASYCGAQNTTATGGLKGQPYWRDLPQEFLAE